Proteins from a single region of Aedes aegypti strain LVP_AGWG unplaced genomic scaffold, AaegL5.0 Primary Assembly AGWG_AaegL5_hic_scaff_598_2072_PBJ_arrow, whole genome shotgun sequence:
- the LOC110681238 gene encoding uncharacterized protein LOC110681238 — protein sequence MSKPTKANYRKFFLRNVEIPLATSKAQVMKASQTANTKQIPTVGAKRSSLNDKPSSSSVSVTKPSGSAGNKYKEPELHSALNVRKEIEKVKSLHTKPPTSIGELTPKSHQEAQLPTR from the exons ATGAGCAAGCCCACCAAAGCTAACTACAGGAAGTTCTTCCTCCGGAACGTCGAAATCCCTCTGGCCACCAGTAAAGCACAGGTTATGAAAGCTTCCCAAACCGCCAACACCAAACAGATTCCTACCGTTGGAGCAAAGCGCTCATCGCTGAATGACAAACCATCCAGTAGCAGCGTATCGGTAACGAAACCATCCGGTTCTGCCGGCAACAAATATAAGGAACCGGAATTACACAGCGCTCTCAATGTCCGCAAAGAGATCGAAAAGGTTAAATCCTTGCACACGAAACCACCAACCAGCATCGGGGAACTAACGCCGAAGA GTCACCAAGAAGCTCAACTTCCAACACGATGA